CCTATGAACTGCATTACTCATGTTGTGTGTCATAGCAGAGTCCTCTACCACACCAGCATTTCAAACTAAATAGTGCAGAAAAGCTTAGATGTCACGCTATGAATGCAAATCAAAGTGTTTCcactgattatttaaaaagggcatGCATATGGGCATGCATAAGGGCATGccattttcataaaaatgttaaaacacTTCTTTCTTTGATTCAGTGTTCCTActacattgtcttacaacctttagaCACTCAGTTTACACATCATTTGAACATATTCTTTTTTGTGCAGGTGCAGGCGATCGGTGTTCCTCTTTGCTTCGAAAAGGCACAGAAACGGAAACGGGTGTCACAGAAACACTCCAGACTGCAGCGAAAAccgaagagaagaaagaagaggatGAGCACGAGCACGGTCACCTGCTGGGAAGTAAGTCACTTCACACAGAGCTGAACAGACCAGTATGTTGCACAGTGTTCTGTCTCTAGAGGGCGCTAAAAACAAACCAAGCAACCAGCTGCCATTCAGTttcttattttgtttttttttgtattttttatggcCTTTTATACACAGCAGCCACAACTGCTTATCTAAACAAGTTGAACCAAGTCTTATTAATCTTAAATTGAAGGGAAAAAATATACTTTTAGCATAAAAAGACGTGTTTATTTTTGTTGCGTTGCAACTGCCGGTCTGTCATTCTAAATTTCTATGGTAACTCTTCCAGGTGTATCAGAACACCCTGATACGATGCAACAGAAGATCCATGGAGACAACGATGAGCTCAACCTGCAGCTCAAAGGAAGGATGCACCACTGCAGGAAGAGTTTTATGACCCAGATAGAACTTGagcaacaccaacaacaaaaacactctGTTGGTGTGAACGAGGAAGAGAACTCTCGCATAAAGCCACATGAGTGTATCTtatgtggaaaagcttttgctTACAGTACGGCTCTTGAAGCCCATATGCTTACTCACACTAGAGAGAGGCCTCACAAATGTActcagtgtggaaaaggtttttcaCAACTTTCGCGTCTTAATAGCCATAGTATACGTCACTTGGGAAAGAGGCCGTACACATGCGTACAGTGTGGAAAATCTTTTGCACAACTTACACATCTTCAAACCCATATGCTGGTACATACTGGAGAGAGGCCTCATAAATGTACCCATTGTGGAAAAGCATTTCAACAACGCTCATATCTTAATACCCACATGAAAACTCACACCGGAGAGAGGCatcataaatgtgcccagtgtggaaaggCTTTCTTACAATCATCACACCTCAAAAcccacatgcttacacacactggagagaagcatCACAAATGTGagcagtgtggaaaagcttttttacAAAAGACTCATCTTAAAACCCATATTTTTCTAACTCACACTGACAAGAAGCCTCACAAATCACATGAACGTCACATGCCAGTTCACTCTGAAGAGAAGTGTCACGTGTGCGCTAAGTGCGGAAAGGCTTTTAGCTCCGTTTCAAGTCTTGAAGTGCATCAACTATCAATACACATGCCCGAAGAGAAGTGCCATACATGTTTAGAGTGTGGGAAAGCATTCACACAGTCCAAAAACCTGAGACAGCACATACTTACACAttctggagagaagcctcataaatgttccGAGTGCGGACAAGGTTTTGCACTCATTTCCGACGTTAAACTCCATATGCTTACGCACTGAAGAGAAGCCTCATTTCCGACGTTAAACTCCATAAGCTTACGCACTGAAGAGAAGCCTCATTTCCGACGTTAAACTCCATAAGCTTACGCACTGAAGAGAAGCCTCATTTCCGACGTTAAACTCCATACGCTTACACACTgaagagaagcctcataaatgttgCCAGTTGGGATGTACCTAAATACCGTATACATACTCATATTTTGGGAAACATGGTTAATTACTCTGGTCCAGACTCTGAACAGTTTAATAACAACCaaaaacacatttacatttaaaggaaccgtatgtaagaaatgtatttcaattaatcataaaatggccctgatatgtcgctagacattaaaggtgccatgtgtaatgtcaaaaaataaaaataattcatactccacagggttaggtgccttgaagttgaCGGTCACCACGCTGCCTTAAAGTCGATGGTGGGCTTGAAACACCATCCAGTGTGGTACTCATCCAGGCTTAGAAAACAGTGGCATGCAATTTTCCACCCATATCAGCCTCTCTCTCAATTTTCCTTATTATTTTCAATGCTATGGACCCTGCCTGTGAGCCTGCAATAAATATTTAGTTGAATTGATTGTGAAGTgtcattattttcattgttgatgtttgatattgttgttattaCCATTatgcttgttttctttttcatctTTATATGTAGTGttcatattttgaaacaatagcACGCACCCTTTGCACTATTCTATTCACTACTGTTTAACAGGCTGACTAACCAGGGTTACAAGATGCAAGGgttaagcaagcatacagagcaaAGGGACCGTGAACAGGAGTGTAGGCTAGTTCAGTGGTTCCCAACCTGGGGTAATCTGAATAatccaaattaaaacatttatgTTCCACATTTAAATGAATGTAGCTTGTTATTACCTCTGACTTCTGAACTTATAAGTTTGTAATTAATCACTtaattcttttttgtgtgtgtgtatgcgggtaGGAGTTCGGGTAGGGGCCACAGGACAACAATCAGGCAAGGGGGCCTTcaaggaaaaaaaggaaacactGGGCTAGTTCatgagggaggtggagaggaggaaagggggaggaggtggaggagagaagagagggaggtagagaaaggaagagaggaggtagagaagagagggaggtggagaggaggaggtagaggagggaagagaggaggagagaagagaggagtaggtagagaagagagggaggtggagaggaggtagagaaaggaaaaagagaggaggtagagaagagagggaggtagagaggaggaggtagagaagagaagagaggaggagagaaaagaggagtaggtagagaagagagggaggtggagagtgtGGTTTTTAAGCGTGATGCCAGTGggtgagatgctaatggtctaatctgaCCGTCCATGATCTATGCtgggctggagctaaaagtggtatcgtcagactcagagaacggctgagctggagaaaggtaaaactcGAGAAAAAACAGTTTGACTTGAGGGGAGGTGGAACATTTAGCGTATTTCTCCAAATGGTGGCTTAACCCTTTAAGTTGAGATCGTATGGAACACAGATGGTACCATTCACCATATGGCatctatcggaactccccctattaccgtcggtcccgtatttccaccgtcttgcgtgtatgtgtcacttaatatccatttctatacaaaccaagacagcggacaactaaagaaacgcaagcacccacaccataggtgtatctacaTTAGCTATGTCCCAAAAATGactttaccgtgactcgaagagctgtaaacagtgttgtaaggctgcgtgtacacaaccgcttggagctccagtggaatgaCGAGAATtatcggtctaaccgttcatgtgccgttgaaacggtgtaaataggcgacccatcaggccagcactataactcagagcgtggtaaacaaaatcggatatttcaagcagtaaatgctcccgttaagaaccaaaccagatttagttcaaatctacacatctatggctactgaaagATGTAAGGTTCAtgtagtaaatgttattttgaagtgttaaaaaacatcgttgttttagaatttctgaacaaaagtggtgataattgggggtgttacgatacagtacttgatttgtttgttctgaccattgtttttaaatagcaGTCTCTCTTGTCTTCATGTACCCaaacacatttatttaataTGGAAATATTTTCAGCATTGGAATTTCCTGCAGAAGAACAAGGAACACCATCACataatttaatgtgtgtgttcatttcaaaagaaaactacagaattaaattaatttaaaactaGGCCCAATATAGTAAACCACACCCTGATTAAGGGACCTTGGGGTTGCTAGGTTGTAGAGCAGCAGAGTGCAAGTGAAGTCCCACCCACTGATCTGTAATAGGTCTGTAGCAAGAGTGGGTTCCACCCCCTGGAAAAATACTGCTTAGAATGAAAAATGATCATTTTTACATTATTCTAAGCAGGAACTGCTACACCTCTACCTCTACTGGTCACGCCTACAGCGAATGTATAATGCACCTATGCTGGTGTGAAATCTCTGATAGTTTGATGGGAACATGACTCAGAGCAGCCTAGAGACGATTATATTCTCTTCACTCAGAGAACCGAGGTTACAAAGTAACGTTTCAcgaacattctaatcacatatgtATGACTGTACTCCTTAACAGCACCATGTCCATGTGTTTTATTCAAGTTAAATTaatgacaagttaaatttaaagagatggtggtaatggcggaccacaagtggcacgccacCGGCAGCATACCACCAGtggtccgctatctgccaaaCTGATCGATCGATCATTGATCATAATCTCCAAGGTGCATAATCAGGAGCACCATAGTGCCCCAAGCAAACTATTTACAAATATTTACTCGATGGTTCGAGTACTAGTGTACTATAGTATAtgtaccttactatgcacagagaatcacaggctcagtccctgcctcagtcattgcaagtgccTCATGATTAATCACCCGCTATGTGGATAccgtttttagaattgatttagattgttattcagtataatttgtattttagtatattctttattttCTACTGTACTTATTGcatagttgtgttttttttatattatatacttttaatgactttttctgctgttagtgaatgtgtgtgatgtctgtatgctactgagaccttgaatttccccttggggatcaataaagtatctatctatctgtctgttgtTGGCTACCGTATGCATTTATatcacaaatgtacacactgtATAATCCATATGAAGCATTTTAATTTGCAAACTAGAAATAATTCATCATGAATAAATCCTTAATACCATAAAACAACTAAACAACTGTAACATACAGTTAATCCCAAAGTCATAGGCCTAGATTGATTTAATGATTTTCTCATAACAAATGTTTTCCCTTGCCCAATATGTTTTTGACTGCCATacgccaaaaggttgtaagaaaATGTGGTAAAAATATGGACTCAAAAAGAAGTATTTTTAatcttttacatttttatgaaaaatatcatgtccaaaattatttgtacccttttttaaacaatggaaacatttatttatttatttactagcACAGGGCTCTACATGGGTCTTATAGCTCTCCCATGCCTCTGGAAAGCACTTTTCTAGCAGCAATCCAGGTATTGAGGCAGGAATGTTTTTTGGCCATCACTCAGGTCTTGTAGTCCATTTTTTCAAGGATTCAGGTCTGGACTTCGACTGGGCCACTCCTAAGTGTTGATATTGTACTCTGTTAACCATTGCACCATTtgccttgtttgtttgaatCCAGAGGGATATTTTAAACATAACAATGGTGTTCAAACCATAATTCCTgcaagcttttccacactgtttACATGCATTAGGCtactctccagtgtgtattagcatgtattaggctactctccagtgtgtattagcatgtgggCTGTAAGATACGAAATACGTGTAAATCCTTTCCCACACTCGCTGCAATTATGAGGCTTTTTTCCCGTGTGTGTTCGCATATGGGTTTTAAGATTCGGaatttgtgaaaaagcttttccacactggccACATATGTGAGGTTTCTCTCCACTGTGCGTCATCATGTGGGATTTAAGATGTGACACGATTATAAAAGCTTTCCCACACTGGATACATTTATGAGGCCTCTCTCCAGTGTGAATCAGACTATGCACTTTAAGAGCTGAAAGATAtggaaaagcttttccacactggacacatttatgaggcatTTCTCCAGTGTGTTTTCGCATATGGGTTTTAAGATTCGGAAGTTGGGAAAATGCTTTTCCACAGTGCATACATTTATGAgatttctctccagtgtgtattaatATATGGGTTTTAAGGTGACCCATTAGtgaaaatgcttttccacaatgaacacatttatgaggcttctctccagtatgtaCTAGCATATGGGTTTTTAGATGTGAAACTTTTGAAAAAACTTTTCCACAATGAACACATTCATGTTGTTTTTTGCGAGTACTCTGCCTTGGATTAACACcaagagagtgtgtttgctggtgtttCTTGAGTTCTCTCAGGGTCGTGAAGCTCTTCTTGCAGACTGTGCAGTAGCGCAGCCTTCCTTTGAGTTGCAGTTTATCATTCTGTCCATGGATCTTCTGTTGTGGGTGTTCTGATTCACCTGGAAGAGTTACAAGGTGGATTTAGAATGACAGATAGATGTTCTATTATGACAGACAGATGTTCTATTATGACAGACACAAGTGGGTGTTCTAATACACCTGGAAGAGTTAAAGCATGTTCTGACAGGATCCAAGCAAGCAACTGTCTCGTAGCATTCAATGTTATCACTGTCTAGACTAGGGTTGTGCCGATGGACGATATCATCGCAAAATACTTACTTCCCAGCAGATAATCGTGTTCTtgttcatcatcatcttcaatcTTCACTTCAATCTCCGCGGTTGTCTGTTGTGTTTCATTGCAGGTAACGCTGGACTCTGCAAAGTCCCAGTGAAGCTCTGCAAAGGGCTTTTCGTCTTCATCTGGACATGAAATCATGTGACCATATTCCTCCTCTTTCATGTCTTCTTCTTTCACCATCATACTGAGCTGGTCAATTTGCTGCGTTTCAGTAATGTTACACTCCATCATTGGTCTCTTGTCAGCAGGCTTGCAATCCTCCAGAGGTGTGGGTGTTGCTCCAGGCTCTGAAGGCTCGTTCTGACCCACGTGTAGAGAGGCGGTCTGCCGGTCTGAGAGCGTGTTGGCCATTTTGTACGCTGGTTTACCTGGCAGCTAGAGCATTTGACATagaatacaaaacaacagaatTATGTTCTACAACTAGAATAATAGAACATGTTTAATTAGAATATTATCCTGGCTAAAGCACAAATGTTGCATAATGCATTGTGATGAGATCACATTTACAACTTCTGGTTGCCAGACCGCTGCACTATCTGCTGCAAAATATTATTTGGTCACCACTAGTATCTGAAAtttctttatctatctatcgatctatctatctatcaaaacaATACCTAGAAAACGCTTTGATAGTAAACTGCATTTTGGTACAAGATATATACAGCAAGAACAGACAACATTGTCTTCAGCAATGTGGAGAAATCTTATGAAAAGTGTCAGCCCCTAAGACTGTGCCCATTGCTCAAGCGTATAGTAATCTAATGTTAAATTATCAGTGTAATGAGATTCAAAAACAAGATACAACACAATGTATAAAGGAACAAAGTTTGCTTACACAATTAATCGGATGGATTAGACCAATAATTAGTAAGGAACAACAATATTTAACCGTAATTTCCTGTTAAATTAAAAAAGAGATATACAGCTATATACAAAACTCACCAGTTTCTTAGTGTAGTGTCTGGTGTTTTTCTGGTCCACGGTTGTGCGTCCTCTGACCGAAAGGTTATGGCGCTTCAGGAATCGGTCCAGCCAGCCAGCACTCGCAGTAAAACTCTCCCCATCCATGCAGCCACTCCCTGTTGCATACAATTCTTTTGCCTTGGTCCTGATCATTTTATGTGAGAGTCTGAGATGCTTTGCGTGCATGCTGTGGATCCACTCGGACACGGCCAGCTCCAGTTCTTCACTGGCCTTCTTCCTCCCTCCGCCTCGCAGTCTGGCCCTTTTGCAGTCCTCCTCAGACAGACGTTCCAGTTCAGTTTTAACTTTGCGCCATTCTCGCACCCTCTTTGGATCAACCGAGAAATGTCTTGCCGCTGCTTCTCCCGAATTTTGTTCGGCAAATTTGACAACGGTCAGCTTAAATGCCAAATCAtacttctttctctttgtcgTCATGGTGGTAGGCCTGTTGAGAGAaaagcatttttaaaaatgaagacTAAACAAAGAACGTTATTTGTTTGTGAACCTCTTTGTTGTGTTGCCAGCATAATAAAAGCAAGTAGCCTCTTATCCTTGACATTAcatcagggctctacactaacatggAGCAAAGACAAAAATGTGGGCGCAGAGTCAGTTCCGTACTTAatttacacataatctaacattacacagCAGCTAACAgataaacatgccagtgcaccaattgccaAGATTAAAAATGACTGACGACATTTACAGGAAAcaagattttaaaaaatattagtgcctactttattttcagtccgTTCTATTTTTCTACATTTTGTTCATATAAAATAGTATAAAGCAtagccatatttgcatttagcctgtatatcaagtatcctgccaaatgtaggctaatttatttatttgtgaatccatctgtagctaatccagaTATGCCCATgttgacctatctgactgcatataTGCCTAATACCAGTACTAAAACAGTCAATTTTCTCTttcacaaaacccaacatagtctaattaaggatatttatttttatttgaaatatttgCGTAGATGGGGACAGTAGGCAAATGTTAGGCCtagttagagtgcatgaaaatgcactctactgctATCCGAATTCTTCTTATTTTTCTGTGATTAATGTGGATTCAACCATTTAACGTAGAACCTTTATTCAAACTacataggtcttacttaggacaggtgtgcaatgtatttgtcatctttgtaacttttatactttgtaaactattaattaaaaactactgaaaatttccccatagacttaacattggcctttatgacatcataatagggccattaagcaattagactCATATGCCAGGTGTTTAGGCCAACTgcagcaactgtctgtctcaagCTTTCAGCATAAAATCTGTCTCtcttaacccatttactcctaatatgcctgctaaaaacgcctatagaatcctatggcattctagactaaataacctcatttcctgagggttttctgaaaaaatactaagaattgtcaacgtctaccaaaacctTAATATCTAAGTCTCTgtacacctagaaacatgaaataaaaagcatgcggCGCTACGCAGCAACCAGCAGGAGAGTCAACGCTGCGCTATGCAGCAACAggcgggagatagaatgttgcgtcGTGCAGCATCCAGCACGAATGGGATAAAGGTGCGCtaggccagtgtttcccaaccttttttcctTGAAGGCCCCCTTGCCTGTGTCTAAGACAAGCCAGGGCCCCCTACCCGAACTCCttcccgcatacacacacaaaaagaataaAGTGATTAATTACAAACTTATAAGTTCAGAGATAAAAATAGCTACATGAATTTAAATGTggaacaaaaatatgttttaatttggATTATACAGAATTTTGGGTGTGTTATTGGGATTTTATACATTTAATGTGCGCAAATATAATTTTGTTAACCTTACAATAGGGCTGTCAATCTTCTTCCATAACCCAATTTGAATTTACTATGCATCTCTATACACTGTACTCTATAAACTGGCTTATGCATTGCCAATGCCACTATAAACGTGTGTTTGACTCTTGAACAAAAGCTCAGTCTACCAACAATATTTGTGCAACTTGAGTGGTTTCAATTTCTTTTGTGCAgactcgcacacacactgaatgaaaGCCCATACCACTACCACTTTATTgaatgcctctatgtttgatgactccaaattagcaagtatttcctgatTGAGGAAAAGGTTGCTTTCTTTTATTCTATCGGCCTACGATACCATGAACCATCATGCCTatcaaaaaagtgacaaaagcaTCGGCCATAGCCGAGAGGAGGGAGGCAAAAACCTAATTCTTGCCTGCTTTAGCTGTGCGGTTCCTCGTCCTCGGACTGTTTACCTACCTAGCTTGTGCAGATGTGCACTCCGGCTGCTTGCTGCTACATATTCTGCAGATTACGACATCATTAGGCTAATTGTTATTTTTCCGTTTTCTGATGGAAATCCAAAAACGTT
This window of the Alosa alosa isolate M-15738 ecotype Scorff River chromosome 7, AALO_Geno_1.1, whole genome shotgun sequence genome carries:
- the LOC125297250 gene encoding uncharacterized protein LOC125297250 isoform X1; this translates as MTTKKKKFNLAFKLTVVKFAEQNSGEAAARHFSVHPRSVLKWRKIKTELERLSEEDCKRARLRGGGRKKASEELELAVSEWIHSMHAKHLRLSHKMIRTKAKEMYATVSDCMDGESFAASAGWLDRFLKRHDLSVRGLTTVDQKDARHSTKKLGPIVELPGKPAYKMANTLSERQTASLHVGRNEPSEPKWTTRQQTESTSGSRPTTMTTKRKKYDLAFKLTVVKFAEQNSGEAAARHFSVHPARVKKWRKIKTELERVSEEDRKRARLRGGGRKKGPIVELPGKPADKMADSLSDRRTTSLHVGGNEPSEPEWTTRQQTESTSGSRPTTMTTKRKKYDLAFKLTVVKFAEQNSGEAAGRHFSVHPTKVNKWRKIKTELERLSEEDCKRARLRGGGRKKASEELELAVSEWIHSMHAKHLRVTHKMIRTKAKELYATVSDCMDGESFAASAGWLHRFLKRHAPSVRGLTTVDQKDSRHSTKKLGPIVELPGKPADKMADSLSDRQTASLHVGQNEPSEPEWTTRQQTESTSGSRPTTMTTKRKKYDLAFKLTVVKFAEQNSGEAAARHFSVDPKRVREWRKVKTELERLSEEDCKRARLRGGGRKKASEELELAVSEWIHSMHAKHLRLSHKMIRTKAKELYATGSGCMDGESFTASAGWLDRFLKRHNLSVRGRTTVDQKNTRHYTKKLLPGKPAYKMANTLSDRQTASLHVGQNEPSEPGATPTPLEDCKPADKRPMMECNITETQQIDQLSMMVKEEDMKEEEYGHMISCPDEDEKPFAELHWDFAESSVTCNETQQTTAEIEVKIEDDDEQEHDYLLGSESEHPQQKIHGQNDKLQLKGRLRYCTVCKKSFTTLRELKKHQQTHSLGVNPRQSTRKKQHECVHCGKVFSKVSHLKTHMLVHTGEKPHKCVHCGKAFSLMGHLKTHILIHTGEKSHKCMHCGKAFSQLPNLKTHMRKHTGEMPHKCVQCGKAFPYLSALKVHSLIHTGERPHKCIQCGKAFIIVSHLKSHMMTHSGEKPHICGQCGKAFSQIPNLKTHMRTHTGKKPHNCSECGKGFTRISYLTAHMLIHTGE
- the LOC125297250 gene encoding uncharacterized protein LOC125297250 isoform X2, encoding MTTKKKKFNLAFKLTVVKFAEQNSGEAAARHFSVHPRSVLKWRKIKTELERLSEEDCKRARLRGGGRKKASEELELAVSEWIHSMHAKHLRLSHKMIRTKAKEMYATVSDCMDGESFAASAGWLDRFLKRHDLSVRGLTTVDQKDARHSTKKLGPIVELPGKPAYKMANTLSERQTASLHVGRNEPSEPKWTTRQQTESTSGSRPTTMTTKRKKYDLAFKLTVVKFAEQNSGEAAARHFSVHPARVKKWRKIKTELERVSEEDRKRARLRGGGRKKGPIVELPGKPADKMADSLSDRRTTSLHVGGNEPSEPEWTTRQQTESTSGSRPTTMTTKRKKYDLAFKLTVVKFAEQNSGEAAGRHFSVHPTKVNKWRKIKTELERLSEEDCKRARLRGGGRKKASEELELAVSEWIHSMHAKHLRVTHKMIRTKAKELYATVSDCMDGESFAASAGWLHRFLKRHAPSVRGLTTVDQKDSRHSTKKLGPIVELPGKPADKMADSLSDRQTASLHVGQNEPSEPEWTTRQQTESTSGSRPTTMTTKRKKYDLAFKLTVVKFAEQNSGEAAARHFSVDPKRVREWRKVKTELERLSEEDCKRARLRGGGRKKASEELELAVSEWIHSMHAKHLRLSHKMIRTKAKELYATGSGCMDGESFTASAGWLDRFLKRHNLSVRGRTTVDQKNTRHYTKKLLPGKPAYKMANTLSDRQTASLHVGQNEPSEPGATPTPLEDCKPADKRPMMECNITETQQIDQLSMMVKEEDMKEEEYGHMISCPDEDEKPFAELHWDFAESSVTCNETQQTTAEIEVKIEDDDEQEHDYLLGSESEHPQQKIHGQNDKLQLKGRLRYCTVCKKSFTTLRELKKHQQTHSLGVNPRQSTRKKQHECVHCGKVFSKVSHLKTHMLVHTGEKPHKCVHCGKAFSLMGHLKTHILIHTGEKSHKCMHCGKAFSQLPNLKTHMRKHTGEMPHKCVQCGKAFPYLSALKVHSLIHTGERPHKCIQCGKAFIIVSHLKSHMMTHSGEKPHICGQCGKAFSQIPNLKTHMRTHTGKKPHNCSECGKGFTRISYLTAHMLIHTGE
- the LOC125297250 gene encoding uncharacterized protein LOC125297250 isoform X3, whose product is MTTKRKKYDLAFKLTVVKFAEQNSGEAAARHFSVHPARVKKWRKIKTELERVSEEDRKRARLRGGGRKKGPIVELPGKPADKMADSLSDRRTTSLHVGGNEPSEPEWTTRQQTESTSGSRPTTMTTKRKKYDLAFKLTVVKFAEQNSGEAAGRHFSVHPTKVNKWRKIKTELERLSEEDCKRARLRGGGRKKASEELELAVSEWIHSMHAKHLRVTHKMIRTKAKELYATVSDCMDGESFAASAGWLHRFLKRHAPSVRGLTTVDQKDSRHSTKKLGPIVELPGKPADKMADSLSDRQTASLHVGQNEPSEPEWTTRQQTESTSGSRPTTMTTKRKKYDLAFKLTVVKFAEQNSGEAAARHFSVDPKRVREWRKVKTELERLSEEDCKRARLRGGGRKKASEELELAVSEWIHSMHAKHLRLSHKMIRTKAKELYATGSGCMDGESFTASAGWLDRFLKRHNLSVRGRTTVDQKNTRHYTKKLLPGKPAYKMANTLSDRQTASLHVGQNEPSEPGATPTPLEDCKPADKRPMMECNITETQQIDQLSMMVKEEDMKEEEYGHMISCPDEDEKPFAELHWDFAESSVTCNETQQTTAEIEVKIEDDDEQEHDYLLGSESEHPQQKIHGQNDKLQLKGRLRYCTVCKKSFTTLRELKKHQQTHSLGVNPRQSTRKKQHECVHCGKVFSKVSHLKTHMLVHTGEKPHKCVHCGKAFSLMGHLKTHILIHTGEKSHKCMHCGKAFSQLPNLKTHMRKHTGEMPHKCVQCGKAFPYLSALKVHSLIHTGERPHKCIQCGKAFIIVSHLKSHMMTHSGEKPHICGQCGKAFSQIPNLKTHMRTHTGKKPHNCSECGKGFTRISYLTAHMLIHTGE